Proteins encoded in a region of the Paenibacillus sp. W2I17 genome:
- a CDS encoding helicase-related protein, translated as MPCAACGLAACAYCEDCLALGRSRACALLLRSAAQGAVPRRGEAPRGTALAPTGGGLARWGLSAAQSAAAAAALAFLARPPAGDGPGRFLLWAVTGAGKTEMIFPLLQHTLDRGGGALVATPRRDVVLELAPRLAKAFPDTSLATLYGGSDERWKDAQLTLATTHQLMRFYQGFDLVIIDELDAFPYHNDPMLAHAAASACKPDGNFVYLSATPPARLQREAAQGKLTHAKVPVRFHRHPLPVPSLIKMVTVAECIKKRNLPSTLKTNIQISLKRDAQVFVFVTRIAQIETFVNLMRRTFPGIHIEGTSSQDPDRASKVIAFRECTIRLLVTTTILERGVTIPRSDVFILDADNGLFDEASLVQMAGRAGRSMDDPAGRVVFASSRRTRSQVKAVAQIRRMNTIARRKGYLHPPSQT; from the coding sequence GTGCCCTGCGCTGCCTGCGGCCTGGCGGCGTGCGCCTACTGCGAGGATTGCCTCGCGCTGGGGCGCAGCCGTGCTTGTGCGCTGCTGCTACGCAGTGCAGCGCAAGGGGCCGTGCCACGACGCGGCGAAGCACCGCGTGGCACGGCCTTGGCCCCCACCGGCGGCGGGCTCGCCCGGTGGGGGCTTAGCGCAGCGCAAAGCGCGGCAGCAGCCGCGGCGCTTGCGTTTTTGGCCCGGCCGCCCGCAGGGGATGGGCCGGGGCGGTTCTTGCTGTGGGCCGTGACCGGGGCCGGTAAGACCGAGATGATTTTTCCATTGCTCCAACATACATTGGATCGTGGTGGAGGAGCTTTGGTCGCTACGCCGCGCAGGGATGTGGTACTGGAACTGGCCCCGCGCCTGGCGAAAGCTTTTCCGGACACCTCACTCGCTACCCTTTACGGAGGCAGTGACGAACGCTGGAAAGACGCTCAGCTCACGCTTGCGACCACACATCAACTGATGCGTTTTTATCAGGGATTTGATCTCGTTATCATCGACGAACTTGATGCGTTCCCTTATCACAACGATCCCATGCTCGCTCACGCGGCGGCATCCGCCTGTAAACCGGACGGGAATTTCGTCTATCTATCTGCTACACCGCCAGCTCGGCTCCAGAGGGAAGCAGCACAGGGGAAACTAACTCATGCTAAAGTTCCAGTACGTTTCCACCGTCATCCTTTGCCCGTGCCAAGCTTGATCAAGATGGTTACCGTTGCTGAATGTATTAAGAAACGAAATCTTCCTTCTACCTTGAAGACTAACATCCAAATTTCATTGAAGCGCGACGCTCAGGTATTTGTCTTTGTAACACGCATTGCCCAGATTGAGACGTTTGTGAACCTGATGCGTCGTACTTTTCCCGGAATCCATATCGAAGGAACCTCATCTCAGGACCCTGATCGCGCTAGCAAAGTTATAGCCTTTCGTGAGTGCACAATTCGTTTGCTCGTAACGACAACAATTCTGGAGCGTGGCGTTACCATTCCGCGCAGTGATGTTTTTATATTGGATGCAGACAATGGTCTCTTTGATGAAGCGTCGCTGGTCCAGATGGCAGGTAGAGCAGGGCGTTCGATGGATGACCCGGCGGGTAGAGTGGTTTTTGCATCATCTCGTCGGACACGTTCACAGGTGAAGGCCGTTGCACAGATTCGGAGAATGAACACCATCGCTCGTCGCAAAGGTTACCTGCATCCGCCATCCCAGACATAA
- a CDS encoding ComF family protein, with protein MAHSATHAQQTKPQWRPDAVTYVPVSSERLTERGFNQAERLAAGLATACSLPIVDLLQRQINTTKQSFKSRGERIETMKNAFSINPDGMHLIEELYRGSHLPTQKGMSHAKPIQILLIDDIYTTGSTLDACGRGILNAGFYMEIPVEIYTLTLARS; from the coding sequence GTGGCTCATTCCGCCACACATGCTCAACAAACGAAGCCGCAATGGCGGCCTGACGCGGTTACCTATGTCCCGGTGAGCAGCGAGCGTCTGACCGAGCGCGGCTTCAATCAGGCGGAGCGGCTGGCTGCTGGGCTCGCCACCGCCTGCAGCCTACCCATCGTTGATCTGTTGCAGCGCCAGATCAACACCACCAAACAAAGCTTCAAATCACGCGGTGAGCGTATTGAAACGATGAAGAACGCTTTTTCCATCAACCCGGATGGTATGCATCTAATTGAAGAGCTATACAGGGGATCTCATCTGCCAACACAAAAGGGCATGTCACATGCCAAACCCATACAGATACTGCTGATTGATGATATATACACAACAGGGAGCACGTTGGACGCTTGTGGGCGGGGTATTCTAAATGCTGGCTTCTACATGGAGATTCCGGTCGAGATTTACACACTGACACTGGCAAGATCCTAA
- a CDS encoding TIGR03826 family flagellar region protein, with protein MNLGNCPRCGKLYALNFRDVCSNCIKEIEKEYQICVDYLRENKGTNIQELSDATEVSIKNITKFIREGRISIENAPNMMYPCEVCGTLIREGHMCDSCRNRLTKDLAGAAREVGQKDNNNVGGRTYNAVDKLRDS; from the coding sequence ATGAATCTAGGTAATTGTCCTCGCTGTGGTAAATTATATGCGTTGAATTTTCGAGATGTATGTTCAAACTGTATTAAGGAAATAGAGAAGGAATATCAGATTTGTGTAGATTATTTGCGCGAGAACAAAGGTACCAACATACAGGAACTATCTGATGCAACAGAAGTTTCAATTAAAAACATTACCAAGTTCATTCGTGAGGGACGAATTTCCATCGAGAATGCCCCGAATATGATGTATCCTTGTGAAGTATGCGGTACATTGATTCGTGAAGGTCATATGTGTGATTCTTGCCGCAATCGTTTAACGAAAGACTTGGCAGGAGCAGCTCGTGAAGTAGGTCAGAAGGATAACAACAATGTAGGCGGACGAACCTACAATGCTGTCGACAAACTACGCGATTCATAG
- the flgM gene encoding flagellar biosynthesis anti-sigma factor FlgM: MKINEPSRIGAINSYQRNVESNQQADAKKSRRKDEVSISPEAMKMLEEQSRTQDAGRIQRIQELKEQVSSGTYQVDSSKLADKLLPYFKSFDKE, translated from the coding sequence ATGAAAATCAATGAACCGAGTAGAATTGGCGCCATCAATTCATATCAAAGGAACGTTGAATCCAATCAGCAGGCTGATGCCAAGAAGAGCCGCCGTAAGGACGAGGTATCCATTTCTCCGGAGGCGATGAAGATGCTTGAGGAACAAAGTCGTACACAGGATGCAGGACGCATACAACGGATACAGGAACTCAAAGAACAGGTGAGTTCGGGAACGTATCAGGTAGATAGCAGCAAGCTTGCTGACAAGCTGCTGCCGTATTTTAAGTCTTTTGATAAGGAATAG
- a CDS encoding flagellar protein FlgN translates to MAALDRLIAVLQQMEQSHRDMLALSEVKRQVIVKNDVDELIALLNKESRFMKQQEPLEIERQSAVHELLQERGIKSMLNLNITEISKLIFDPADKLRLLEVQKKLAGTLQELKEINQLNQMLIEQSLMFIDLSMDIFASRPEQDATYQHPADKNGNPGRIGLFDTRA, encoded by the coding sequence ATGGCAGCACTGGACAGATTGATTGCAGTTTTGCAGCAAATGGAACAAAGTCACCGCGATATGCTGGCACTTAGCGAGGTCAAGAGACAGGTTATTGTCAAAAATGATGTAGATGAACTCATTGCCCTCCTCAACAAAGAATCTCGTTTCATGAAACAACAGGAGCCATTGGAGATCGAACGGCAGAGTGCAGTACACGAACTGCTACAGGAGCGTGGAATCAAATCTATGCTGAACCTGAATATTACTGAGATCTCGAAGCTGATTTTTGATCCGGCTGATAAACTGCGATTGCTTGAAGTCCAGAAGAAGCTGGCGGGAACACTGCAGGAGTTAAAAGAAATTAATCAATTGAACCAAATGCTGATCGAGCAATCCTTGATGTTTATTGATCTCTCAATGGATATCTTCGCTTCTCGACCAGAACAGGATGCCACATATCAGCATCCTGCTGATAAGAACGGTAATCCAGGGCGAATCGGTCTGTTTGACACGCGTGCCTGA
- the flgK gene encoding flagellar hook-associated protein FlgK, producing the protein MTSTFHSIETAKRSLFTQTTALSTTGHNISNANTEGYSRQKVNMQASIPMEPFAFLHSTTPGQLGTGVEFDSITRVREKFLDDQYRNENTNFGSWSIQRDTLEKLEAIVNEPSNTGFRTVMDNFYKSWSDLSKNPEDVTARRIVKETTLALTDAMNQISRQLDALSEDLDSNIAVKGNEIQGYLGNIANLNSAIVKVESLGDNANDLRDQRDLMTDKLSKIMNVTVTDSPQGYQIQMNGQALVTGGAVQVAVDPAFLNAAYTAGTLTNGEVHGMIKSRDTLVTDYQKQMDDLANTLANGDMQITLPAGSVLPDNTVLDGVTYTGAARTLTADLTVTVKGLNGLHQLGYSMDGTTSPGLPFFTSSDGGTAITAGNISLNAAILADPNKIATSLRTTTDASGTETVIKGNNTLANLLANLKDTPMKSADGLRNATVGAQFSAIVGQLGVQSQEAARQTSNSEFLVEQVDTRRQSVSGVSLDEEMANMIKFQHAYSASARFMTTYDQLLDKLINSTGTVGR; encoded by the coding sequence GTGACATCTACATTTCATTCAATCGAAACGGCTAAACGCAGTTTGTTCACACAGACGACAGCTCTTAGCACAACAGGTCATAACATTTCCAATGCCAACACGGAAGGTTACTCACGCCAAAAGGTAAACATGCAGGCATCTATTCCAATGGAGCCATTTGCATTTCTGCATAGCACAACACCAGGGCAGCTCGGTACAGGGGTAGAGTTCGACTCCATTACACGTGTGCGTGAGAAATTCCTGGATGACCAGTATCGTAATGAAAATACCAACTTCGGGAGTTGGTCCATTCAACGAGATACTCTTGAGAAACTTGAAGCTATTGTAAACGAACCATCAAACACTGGTTTTCGAACCGTTATGGATAATTTCTACAAATCATGGTCAGATCTGAGTAAAAATCCTGAGGATGTCACAGCACGGCGGATCGTAAAAGAAACGACGTTGGCTCTGACCGATGCGATGAATCAGATTAGCCGTCAACTGGATGCACTTAGCGAGGATCTTGATAGTAACATTGCTGTGAAAGGCAATGAAATTCAGGGCTACCTGGGTAATATAGCGAACCTTAATAGTGCCATTGTAAAAGTCGAGTCTCTTGGCGACAATGCCAACGATTTACGTGACCAACGTGATCTGATGACAGACAAGCTTTCCAAAATCATGAATGTTACCGTTACGGATTCTCCGCAAGGATACCAGATTCAGATGAATGGACAGGCACTAGTCACTGGCGGGGCGGTACAAGTAGCGGTTGATCCTGCTTTTCTGAATGCTGCGTATACAGCAGGCACGCTCACCAACGGTGAGGTCCATGGCATGATCAAGTCCAGAGACACGTTGGTGACGGATTATCAGAAACAAATGGATGACTTAGCTAATACGCTTGCCAACGGAGATATGCAGATTACGCTGCCAGCAGGCTCCGTCCTGCCAGATAATACTGTTCTGGATGGAGTGACATATACTGGAGCTGCACGTACACTGACCGCTGATTTGACTGTTACGGTTAAAGGCTTAAACGGTTTGCATCAATTGGGATACAGCATGGATGGAACGACTTCTCCTGGATTGCCATTTTTCACATCATCTGATGGTGGAACCGCGATCACTGCTGGCAATATTTCTTTGAATGCAGCGATTCTGGCTGATCCGAATAAGATTGCGACATCTTTAAGAACAACTACTGATGCCTCAGGCACAGAGACTGTAATCAAGGGGAATAATACACTGGCGAATCTACTTGCCAATCTGAAAGATACGCCCATGAAGTCTGCTGATGGTTTACGTAATGCAACGGTTGGTGCTCAGTTCAGTGCCATTGTGGGACAACTCGGGGTCCAATCTCAGGAAGCGGCACGTCAGACATCAAATTCGGAGTTTCTTGTAGAACAAGTAGATACTCGCCGTCAATCGGTTAGTGGTGTTTCTCTGGATGAAGAGATGGCTAACATGATCAAATTCCAGCATGCATACAGTGCATCAGCACGTTTTATGACCACATATGACCAATTGCTTGATAAATTGATTAACTCTACCGGTACGGTAGGCAGATAA
- the flgL gene encoding flagellar hook-associated protein FlgL yields MRITNNMLSSQLILNLNRNAQQMNNTQTQLATGRKINKPSDDPVGITYSLRYRAELSSNEQYQKNVDSTISWLDFNDTVMDQAGSVVERLRELTVQAGTGTNPQAALDSINEEVMQLKAQLVDIANSTLNGKYVFNGETYDVKPYDFPVSADGSFDTTNAASVVTDSGKINFIVGESIQLPINVTGNEVFGDSTEADNLFVIFNTISQALASGDQKEVSNQLANIDTRTNKMLAIRAEIGAKTNRVELMQGRLSDLEVNLTDLQAKVEDADYAELSIKSKIQENIYNASLSAGAKIISQSLVDFLR; encoded by the coding sequence ATGAGAATAACAAATAATATGCTTAGCTCACAGTTGATTCTTAACCTGAACCGGAATGCGCAGCAGATGAACAATACGCAAACTCAATTGGCCACAGGCCGTAAAATCAATAAACCGTCTGACGACCCTGTAGGGATTACATACTCCCTTCGTTATCGTGCCGAGCTGTCTTCCAACGAACAGTATCAAAAAAATGTGGATAGCACGATTTCATGGTTAGATTTTAATGATACAGTAATGGATCAGGCGGGCAGTGTAGTTGAACGTTTAAGGGAACTAACGGTGCAGGCAGGGACTGGAACCAACCCACAAGCTGCACTGGATAGTATTAATGAAGAGGTAATGCAACTTAAGGCACAACTCGTTGATATTGCAAACAGCACGTTGAATGGAAAGTATGTATTCAATGGTGAAACCTACGATGTGAAACCGTATGATTTCCCTGTCAGTGCTGACGGTTCGTTCGATACAACCAATGCTGCTTCCGTCGTTACTGATTCAGGTAAAATTAATTTTATCGTGGGAGAGAGTATCCAACTTCCAATTAACGTAACCGGTAATGAAGTATTTGGTGACTCTACAGAAGCTGATAATCTATTTGTAATCTTTAATACGATTAGTCAGGCTCTCGCCAGTGGGGATCAGAAGGAAGTGTCGAATCAGCTTGCAAACATTGATACTCGAACAAACAAGATGCTTGCGATCCGTGCAGAGATTGGGGCGAAAACCAATCGCGTCGAACTCATGCAAGGTCGATTAAGTGATCTTGAAGTGAACTTAACGGATTTGCAAGCCAAGGTTGAGGATGCAGATTACGCTGAACTATCAATTAAGTCTAAAATTCAAGAAAATATATATAATGCTTCACTTTCCGCTGGTGCTAAAATTATATCCCAGTCATTAGTTGATTTTCTTAGATAA
- a CDS encoding DUF6470 family protein — protein sequence MSTLPVVQIHTTPTLLHIDADIGQYSIRQPKAEVQLHTKPSKLTVQSHAIELNVDQSKAFSAYHGGNMIDMNARIYSGIQQLFMQNMAERVQQGNELAAIHKPGNTIANIIGTNWKSKPFPETRTPASMDNVDIRIETRAPSVRFEAAVSEMNVIVNKPEIEYQRGKLDIYVKQYASIQFTPTAIDLEL from the coding sequence ATGAGTACTCTTCCAGTGGTACAAATTCACACAACGCCCACGCTATTGCATATCGATGCGGACATTGGGCAGTATTCAATTCGCCAGCCGAAGGCAGAGGTCCAGCTCCATACCAAGCCTAGTAAATTAACGGTGCAAAGCCATGCAATAGAGCTGAATGTGGACCAATCCAAGGCTTTTTCTGCCTATCATGGTGGGAATATGATCGATATGAATGCCCGAATATATTCGGGTATTCAGCAATTATTCATGCAGAATATGGCTGAGCGTGTTCAGCAAGGGAATGAGCTGGCGGCTATACACAAGCCAGGCAATACGATTGCGAATATTATAGGGACCAATTGGAAGTCCAAGCCCTTCCCCGAAACAAGAACGCCCGCCTCTATGGATAACGTGGATATACGCATTGAGACGCGTGCACCAAGTGTTCGTTTCGAAGCGGCTGTCTCTGAGATGAACGTCATCGTAAATAAACCTGAGATTGAGTATCAGCGTGGCAAGTTAGACATTTATGTTAAGCAGTATGCTTCTATACAATTCACTCCAACTGCTATAGATCTGGAGTTATAA
- a CDS encoding flagellar assembly protein FliW translates to MIKIQTSMWGEVEVQDEDVYQFPKGLPGFDEETEFALVPWEETPFSYLQSTREPGLAFLLVNPFTFVPDYCFELGEVDKEELEIIEQVSVYSMVTIHSQANKSTMNLLAPVVLNPEQHVGKQVVLHQSSYDTRHLIWAEDDAKSVKGGV, encoded by the coding sequence ATGATTAAGATTCAGACAAGCATGTGGGGAGAAGTAGAGGTTCAGGACGAAGATGTATATCAATTCCCGAAAGGTTTACCTGGGTTCGATGAAGAGACTGAATTTGCATTGGTTCCTTGGGAGGAGACGCCTTTCAGTTATTTACAATCCACAAGGGAGCCGGGACTGGCATTCCTTTTGGTAAATCCATTTACTTTCGTACCAGATTACTGCTTTGAATTGGGAGAGGTAGATAAGGAAGAACTGGAGATTATAGAGCAAGTATCCGTGTATTCTATGGTGACCATCCATTCGCAGGCGAACAAATCAACAATGAACCTGCTTGCACCCGTAGTTCTTAACCCCGAGCAGCATGTAGGGAAACAAGTCGTGCTCCATCAGTCTTCTTACGATACACGCCATCTGATCTGGGCAGAAGACGATGCCAAGTCAGTGAAGGGTGGAGTGTAA
- the csrA gene encoding carbon storage regulator CsrA: MLVLSRKKGESIIIQDQIEVTVLAVEGDTVRIGISAPKHIDIFRQEIYASIQETNRESATPLAANIEAFMERLRNTELKKD, from the coding sequence ATGCTGGTATTATCACGTAAAAAAGGCGAGTCTATTATCATTCAGGATCAGATTGAAGTGACTGTGCTCGCTGTAGAGGGAGATACAGTGCGAATTGGAATCTCCGCTCCCAAGCATATTGATATATTCAGGCAGGAAATATATGCATCCATTCAAGAGACGAATCGGGAGTCTGCAACCCCGCTTGCAGCCAATATTGAAGCCTTTATGGAACGTCTACGAAATACAGAACTCAAAAAAGATTAA
- a CDS encoding flagellin: MIINHNIAAMNTHRQLSVNTTNTNKSIEKLSSGLRINRAGDDAAGLAISEKMRGQIRGLDMAAKNSQDGISLIQTTEGALNEVHSILQRQRELAVQSASDTNVTADRTALKDEFDQLTEEVGRIKDTTEFNTMKLLDGSAGTAGVLKLQVGANATQSIDLDLGKAGVKLDAIETAITGADISTQAGADTAITTLDTQIASVSSGRSYLGAVQNRLEHTINNLNTSSENLSAAESRVRDVDMAKEMMAQTKNNILAQASQAMLAQANQQPQGVLQLLR, translated from the coding sequence ATGATTATCAACCACAATATCGCAGCAATGAACACTCACCGTCAGCTGTCCGTTAACACTACCAACACTAACAAGTCGATCGAGAAGCTGTCTTCGGGTCTGCGTATCAACCGTGCAGGCGATGACGCTGCTGGCTTGGCAATTTCCGAAAAAATGCGTGGACAAATTCGTGGTTTGGACATGGCTGCCAAGAACTCACAAGATGGCATCTCGCTGATCCAAACAACTGAAGGCGCACTGAACGAAGTGCATTCGATCCTGCAACGCCAAAGAGAACTGGCAGTTCAATCTGCTTCGGATACAAACGTGACAGCAGATAGAACTGCTTTGAAAGATGAATTTGATCAGCTTACAGAAGAAGTCGGACGTATCAAAGATACGACAGAATTCAACACAATGAAGCTGTTGGATGGAAGCGCAGGGACTGCTGGCGTATTGAAGCTCCAAGTGGGTGCGAATGCTACTCAATCGATTGACCTGGATCTGGGTAAAGCCGGAGTAAAGCTGGATGCTATTGAGACAGCAATCACAGGTGCAGACATCAGCACACAAGCTGGTGCGGATACTGCGATTACTACACTTGATACTCAGATCGCTTCCGTATCTTCGGGCCGAAGCTACCTGGGTGCCGTTCAAAATCGTCTGGAGCACACAATCAACAACTTGAATACTTCGTCGGAAAACCTCTCTGCTGCTGAATCTCGTGTTCGTGACGTTGATATGGCGAAAGAAATGATGGCACAAACCAAAAATAACATCTTGGCGCAAGCTTCGCAAGCGATGTTGGCACAAGCAAACCAACAGCCACAAGGCGTTCTGCAATTGCTTCGTTAA
- the fliB gene encoding flagellin lysine-N-methylase — translation MTQTILAAQYMQKFTCIGSACEDSCCSGWRVDIDEKTYKKYRKVKHAKLTHMFKEFVSRNRSNPNKFRYAKLKMDDNHSCSFLNEKKLCSIQLELGESYLSKVCSTYPRNINRVDEGLEKSGTVSCPEIARLALLNPDGIEFDQIIQNGEAESSRHRVLHTQNENATPIAEYFWDLRIFTIQILQDRNYELQNRLIFLGMFYKKLDEYVKASRYKEIPDLIASYKVMFNDLSLKSSFDKIPVQQVVQMELIKKIAEQRFVYGISSKRYLELYNKVMHSLKASENSLLDEKAAAYDRAFHSYYHPFMSEHEYILENYLVNHVYQNLFPLSGFDEIFDNYVLLVIHYAIIKLHLIGLAGAEEGLSQESIIATIQVFSKVVEHNSLFLSGIFNLLKENGFTSMAYMSVLIKN, via the coding sequence GTGACTCAAACTATTCTTGCGGCACAGTATATGCAAAAATTTACCTGTATCGGTTCAGCTTGTGAAGATAGCTGCTGCTCAGGCTGGCGAGTAGATATTGACGAAAAGACTTATAAAAAATATCGTAAAGTGAAACATGCGAAGTTAACTCATATGTTCAAAGAATTTGTTTCCAGAAATCGATCAAATCCAAATAAATTTAGATATGCTAAGCTCAAAATGGATGATAATCATAGCTGTTCATTTTTAAATGAAAAAAAATTATGCTCGATTCAATTAGAATTAGGAGAATCGTATCTTTCTAAAGTTTGCAGCACATATCCACGGAATATTAATAGAGTGGATGAAGGGCTTGAAAAATCAGGAACAGTGTCTTGTCCTGAAATTGCCAGATTAGCTTTGCTTAATCCTGATGGGATTGAATTTGATCAGATAATTCAAAATGGAGAGGCAGAATCTAGCCGTCATAGAGTGTTGCATACCCAAAATGAAAATGCGACTCCAATTGCTGAATATTTCTGGGATTTAAGAATTTTCACCATACAGATTTTGCAGGATCGAAATTATGAGCTTCAGAATCGTTTGATTTTTTTGGGGATGTTTTACAAGAAACTTGATGAGTATGTGAAAGCGAGTCGTTATAAAGAGATTCCTGATTTGATTGCTAGTTATAAAGTTATGTTTAATGATCTAAGCTTGAAGTCGTCTTTCGATAAAATTCCTGTTCAACAAGTCGTTCAAATGGAACTAATCAAAAAGATTGCCGAGCAAAGATTCGTTTACGGAATTTCAAGCAAACGATATCTGGAACTATACAATAAGGTAATGCATAGTTTGAAGGCTTCTGAAAATTCTCTTTTGGACGAAAAAGCTGCTGCATATGATCGTGCTTTTCACTCTTACTATCATCCTTTCATGTCAGAACACGAATATATTTTGGAAAATTATCTGGTCAACCATGTTTACCAAAATCTTTTCCCTCTTTCTGGTTTTGATGAGATCTTCGACAATTACGTCTTGCTTGTCATCCACTATGCGATTATTAAATTGCATCTTATCGGACTTGCTGGTGCGGAAGAAGGTCTTAGTCAAGAGTCGATAATTGCTACAATTCAGGTTTTTTCTAAAGTAGTTGAACATAATAGTTTGTTTTTAAGTGGGATCTTTAATCTCTTAAAAGAGAACGGTTTTACAAGTATGGCTTACATGTCTGTATTGATCAAAAACTAA
- a CDS encoding flagellar protein FlaG yields the protein MNIQFSMSAKTKSEVSPAIAGLGTLGTLVSASHGTKDLNSLEQQGLVTASLGQEQLISRIEKAVKALEGPQTTLDISIHEKTNQIIVKVLNKETGELLREVPPEKTLDLVANMMELAGIIVDERV from the coding sequence ATGAATATTCAGTTTTCGATGTCAGCCAAAACTAAGTCTGAGGTATCACCTGCGATTGCCGGCTTGGGGACTCTTGGAACACTTGTGTCCGCTTCCCATGGAACTAAGGATTTGAACAGTCTTGAACAACAAGGACTTGTTACTGCTTCTTTAGGGCAAGAGCAATTGATTAGCCGCATCGAGAAGGCAGTAAAAGCGTTAGAAGGTCCGCAAACTACCCTGGACATTAGCATTCACGAAAAAACAAATCAAATCATAGTGAAAGTGCTTAACAAAGAGACTGGTGAATTACTACGTGAGGTTCCGCCTGAAAAGACATTGGATTTAGTAGCTAACATGATGGAGCTCGCTGGAATTATTGTTGACGAGAGAGTATAA